The following nucleotide sequence is from Saimiri boliviensis isolate mSaiBol1 chromosome 6, mSaiBol1.pri, whole genome shotgun sequence.
GCACCAGGGGATGAGTGGAGGTTCAAACTGAGGAAAGGCCAGCTGGCAGCAGAGTGTGGCCCTCAGACATTTCAGTCCCTAAAAACACACATAACGCAGACATTCTGCCAGGCCCCCAAGCCTGAAGCCATCTTGACCAAGCAGGAAGCTCAGACTGGTTGTGTTCAGGTAGCTGCCCCTGGCTCTGACAGAAACAGCACGGGGTCCACCCCAGGTCACTGGGTCCTGGGTGGTCTGCAGGCAGGGCTGACTCTAGGTGCCCTTGGAGGCCAGCAGTGACCTGAGGAAGCTCAGAGGCTGAGCAGCAAGAGATAAGCCcaacagagggaaggaaagagcctTCTTCCCCAACCCCAAGGAGGGACATGGATCAATCAAATTTGGCCATCCCCTCCGCCAGGGGACACGGAGTGGGGTGGAGAGCTCCTGTGGTGGCTGGGTCCAGGGATGGGGGATTGTGGACACTGATGGTGAAGGAGGCTGCCTTGTCCCCTCCCTACTCCCTTCTCACAAGCTACAGGCCCGAGGAAACTCAGAGTCTGAATGGAGAAAGGCTGCCTGGAGGGGGCCTGTGGGAGTCATCTCAACCAGCCCCTCTGTGGCATCACCCTAGGCAGGGAAGTAAAACAGACTGGGGCAGGGAAGTCCCCAGGCCCCAGGAAGCCGGGCCCTGCCCCGGTGAGGATGTCACTCAGATGGAACCGCAGGAAGCTGCTCTGTGCTTGTTTGCTCACCTGGGGTGTGGGAGGCCCGACTAGCTGGCAGTTCTGGGtgctccctcctgcctccccagcctcGGATAGTGTGGAGCCAGGGACCAGGGACCCCTGCACTCGTCCCACTCAAGCCCAGCAGCCAAGCTCCTTGGGAGGCCCCACTGGGGAAATCACAGCTGGCCCAGGGGAGAGTGTCTTCATCGAGGAACAACGAGGAAGCCCTGGGATGCCCCTTTTTTCCTCTGAGTATCTCCTAGCAAGCTGGGCAATCAATGGAGGAGTCTGAAGCAGAGGCAAAGAGGCAAGAGGctggattttgaattttctttttaataaaaaggcaCCTATAAAACAGGTCAATACAGTACAGGCAGCACAGAGACCCCCGGAACAAGCctaaaaattgtttcaaaataaaaaccaagaagaTGTCTTCacatattgtatttatatatttatatttatatatatatttatataatggtaCAAAATGGCTGGGGGTATGGCCATGGATGGAGGGAAGTAGGCTGGCCTGTGGCGCGGGTGGGAGAAGAGGGGACGGAGAGGGCACTGGGCCTGCTGCAATCTCACCCCTCTCTCCTCAGGGCAGGAAACACAGAGTCAGACAGTTTGGGGGGTCTTGGGCCAGGGGTAGAGGGCTCAAGGGCACAgggcccaggctgaggcagggtgggcAAAAAGCGCCTGGCAGGATGAAGGGCAGGTGCCCCCCTAAACACAGAGGCCCTGGCCATGGCCCCTGGGAGGTGGCTGGGGGGAGTCAGGGGCCTGTTGTCAGCCCCAGAGGAAGCGCTGGACCTGGCCGATGGCGGACCCAGAGGACAGCACCAGGCTGGGAGGAGTGGGGCGAGTTCCCTTTGTATTACAGCTGCCAGTGCGAGACCAGGCCCTCCAGGCTAGGAAGGCTAGGGATGGGTCCTGGTAGAAGACACCCTGTCTAGAACGGCCCCTTGGCCCTGGAGGTGGGGCACAGCCAGGGAACtgcccagcctcctcctgagACAGGAAAGGAAGTAAGAAAAGAAGTTTTTTACTCCTGGGGCCAAAGTAGGGGACAAACACCCAGTCGTATATGGCTTCAGCTCTGACCAGAGGCGGACAGGGGACTCTTCTGGGGAAGAGCAGGGAGCCGAGGGGGAGGCAGTGGCTGTGCCTGGGTGGGCACAGACAGGTCTGGTACATGGCCCTGAGCCCTGGGCAGAGGGACAACCTCGTCGGTGAGTGGGCAGGCAGAGAGGAGGTGGCGGGATGCTGTTCTCCCGATTCCATTCTCGGGGGTGGAGGCTGGAGGGGAGGTGGACTGACTCAAACTAACGGTTCCCCCTTCTTTGATAAGAAGTAGGTGGCAGCCTCTGGAAGTGTCAGGGCCCTGGAGGTTACTGGCCCAGGGCTACTGCAGCCACAGGCCCCAGCGGCACCATGCCACCCTTCCATGGCTCCACTCACGGGGGCCACACAGCCACcgcctcttcctcctttccttcatcCCAGACTGGGACAAAAGACTTCAAGTTCTGGCTAAGATGTAGCAGCAGAGGACACCCAGGCATCCAAAGTGGGAAGCCAGGGCCCCGTGTCACCGGTGTGGGCAAACAGCGTGCACACGCACGTGTTCTCCCTGAATCTCTCAGCAGCAGACAGGCTGCCGCCCTGGGGGTCTCAGCCCTGCTAGGGCTCACCAGGTGGAAGCCTAGGTGGTCTGACCTCAGTTTAGGAGTGGGGCATTTCGTCATTTTACCATTTGGGGAGGGGACAGGAATGGTATCCCTTAAGGACTCAGACACTGCAAACACTGGGTGGCCGTGTAGGGCTGCATGTCCCTGGGTCCAGGGGAATGGAGGGAGTAGTAACTTGAAGAAGGGGGAAAggtttcttttatccttttttttttttgtgtgactTCTATCAAAACACAGAAATACAGCACACGCACAAACCGGCACAAAAGCGCAGCGCTCTATTTACAGCTCCAGCTGGCACCTGCCCACCTGGCCAGCCGCCTgcagggaggggtgggagaggggtCAGCCACATCAGCAGGGAAAGGATACGACGCAGgtaaagacagaaggaaaacaggTGGGTGCAGAGAAACCGAGAGGGAGGTGGAGCTCCAGCAACGCAGACACGAGGAGACAGGAGCAGAAGGGGCTGGGGGAGACCTGacctctccttcctctgtcccccCAGATCCCATCCAGGACTCCAGAAGCATAGCTGAAGTGGGCGTGGTGGGTGCAGGAAAAGAGGTAAAATAGAGAGGCTCCATAGGAACTGGGAGTAGGGGAGGGGCAGTCCTGGTGGCCGCAATGGAACCAACCCCAAGCCAAAATCCCCCACCCCACTCTGCCACTTCCCCCTAAGCTGCCAGCACATCTGGTTTCCACAAATGCCACTCCCCACACaagccccctcccaccccctccaccccaccccgagACCCAGGCCATCCCAACACTGAGGGGAAGAACTTTGTTAAGGTTATCGTATTTGCAACATTGCCCCGGCTCCAGCCCCAGCAGTGACTTCTAGAAGGGCAGGTTGGCCATGCCGCCTGGTGCCGGGAGGTAGCCCATCTGGCTGTCCAGGGACACACTGCGCTGCCGAAGGGGGTGGGACACCATGAGGTTCTGCTGGGGTGGGGGGCCCATGAGGGAGCCCTGCGGGGACAGCATGTGGGGAGGCTGGCTGTAGACCTCGCCCCCCACGCCCCGCTGCTTCATCAGCATGAAATTCTGCTGGGTCATGAGGCCTTGTGGAGGGGACATGACCCCCTGGTGCAGGCCATGGGGCACCATGCCTTGCTGTGGGGGCACGCctgtcctgcccagcaaggacATCTGTCCGGGGTGGCACATGGACATGTTGAGCCCCCGCTGGACACCCTGCTGGCCTGGGAGGTTGGGGGGCCGAGAGGGAGTCTGCTCCGCCATCATGTTCTGCAGGTTCATGAGATGCAGATTCGGGGGCTGAGCCTTGGGGGGCTGGTTCTCGCTCTTGGGGAAGTACTGGAGGGTGCTGCTTGGCTTCTCAGAGGGGATGATCCTCGACAAGTCGAACTCGGGGATCCCCGTTGGGGTGGGCCGGATCACCTCGCTCAGCTCGGGGTCGTTCAACACTGATGCCACCCCAGGGAGCACGCCCGGTGGGTATGCGTCGCCCATGCGCCCAGCCATGCCTTTGCCCATCAGGTGCTGCTGGGGCGGCATGGGGCCTGGTGGCTGGTTGGGCAGGTCCTCGGGGGGCAGGGGCATGCCTGACGGATAGTGCTGTTGCAGGCcaggccccccacccccacccccagtgggGGCCATGGCACCATGGGGCTGCTGCAGCCGAGGGGGAAAGGGCATCATCTGGGAGGAGCTGGGCACCGGGCCGCAGGGGGCAGTCAGGGAGTCGGGGCCCCCTGGGGCCATCATCATGGAGTTTTGAGGGGGCCCTCCTGTCCCCTGTGCATTGGGGTGCAATGGAATGTTGGAGCCCAGAGGCGTGGGGGAGGGCAGCATGGCAGGTGGGGGCTCATGGGACAGGGGCTGCTGGCCTGGCAGGTTCATGCCCATGGGGCTCTGGGCAGCAGCTGAGTTCAGGTGCATCTGGCTGGGCTGGCTGTTGTTGATCCCTGTAGGGAATAGAGGAGAGGGTCAGGCATGGTGCCCCCAGCTGGGGGAGGATGCAGGGCTCAGGCCTTCCCCAGTCTGCAGCCAGGTGGTGCCAGGGCTTGGAGCTTTCCCACTGGCTTCCCCTGGCTGGGAAGGAAGGGACTAGAGGCATTGAAGCTAGAAGCCAAGAGACTAAGTTCTGGCCCAGTCCTCCACAGACATGCCATCAAGTGTTGGAAAGACCATTCGAGTGCTCTGGGCTGGATTTCACTAATGACTCCAGTGAGTGGGAACGGGAGTGCATCCAGGAGCCTCCACCCCAACACCCAGGGCCTTCAGAAGCTCAGAGAAGCCAGCACAACCACAGCTGTAATCCCCGTTCCCAGTGCCCACACCAGCTGGCCTCCCCCGAGCCCCAGCCTGTCCTCGCACCTGGCCCGGAGCCCTGCGGTGGTGGGGGGGGTGGTAGAAGGGGCCGGTCAGGCAGCAGCTCGTCGTCTGAGGTGGCGATGGTCTTGATGGCATTGTGGTAGAGTGGGGTGGAGCTGGGCATGGCGTACTTGGACATCTGGGTCATCATCAGTGACAGGGGGTTCTGGGAAGGCGTGGGGTCTGGGGAGGAAGTGAATGGTAGGCTGGGGTTCATGAGGCCGCTGGGAGGGTTGGCGGGAGGTGCAGAGGAGCTGCTCCGGGGGCCGCTAGGCGGGAGGGCACCTACAGAAACGTGGAGACAAAGAGAGCAGGGGGTGACTGGGGAGGGGAAGATGAATTTGGCTGTGGATATTGGGGGGTTTAGGAAGAGGTCAGCTCCCCATATCACCTGATCCTTCAGACACGCCCACAGGCCCCCACTATCTCCAGAGCCCACCAGTCTTCAAGCAATCTCTGCAGCCTTAGAGCCCCAGGCAAGAAGATCCCGAGCCCCAAGTACGATCCCTCGAAATGCCTGGGAGACTCACATGGTGCCCCCTGAGAAAGCCCAACACAGCTGTCACCATCTGCCCTGCAAGCAGAGCCATCCACCTCTGGGCCCCTAGCACAGAGGCCTTGACTCACTGCCCAGCCCCAGCAGGGACACACCCGTCTCAGAGGCTCCCAGTATCAGCGCTCGGCGCCTGCCTGCGCAACGGACTCACCCTGttccatgttgctcagggtggtggAAGAGTTCATGGTGAGAGGCGGCTGCTTGTTCTGGGAGACCCCAGGGCTAGGCATGGCCGTCTTGGGTGAGGCAACCCAGCCTGGAGAAGGCACCGCCATGGAGGGAGACTTGAGCCTGCTGGGCGAGCCAGTGGGCGAACGGACGCTGAGGGAGGAGCTGAGGACCTGGGGCGACTTGAGAGGTCCTGGCGGGTTGGCGGAAGGCAAGGGCACCATCTGTGAGGGAGTCTGGGGTGACTTGAGGTTGGCAGAGGGTGAGGTGACCAGGGGTGAGTGCACCTGGCTAAGAGTGGGCGACTTCAAGTGCCCCATGCTGGGTGAGCCCATCTGATTAATACTGATGGTGAGGTCCGAAGGCCGCCTGCCTAGCCCCCGGTTTGGGGCTGAATGCACGGTCGCGGGAGGATTGGATGCAGGGGGCAGAGGCATGTGGCTGAGCCGGGTGGTGCCCACATTGCTCATAGGCATTGAGCTCTGGTCAGGGCTGAACATGTCTTGGGTATTGCCCATGTCCTGGGACATGGCTTGGTAGGGTCCCTGGCCCCCAGAGAATCCCTGCTGGCCCTGGTTGGGAAACTGTGAAGGCATCAGCATCTTCTGTGGGCCGCCCATCACGCCACTGCTGTTCTGGGCCCGAACCCGGGCCATCTCCTCAGGACTGAGGCCCTGGGGTCCCATCATATCCCCAGGACCCCGCATTTTCTGAGACATCAGCATCTGCTGCTGCGGGGTCATCTGCACGTTCAGGTTCATGTTCATGTTCATGTTCACATTCATGTTCATGTTGAGGTTGCCTGGCCCCATGGGCGGGtccacctccctcagcccagACTGTCCCATGGGAGGGCTCAGGAGGCCTCGGCCTCCACCAAACTCCATGCCCATGGGAGTGCCAGCCAGGCCCTCACCACCAGCCATCTGCCCGGGGAACATGGTAGGATCCATCTGCCGGTGCGCCTGTATCATCCGCTCCATCTCCATGCTCTGTCCCATGCCACTGCCGGCCATGCCCAGAGGGCGCTGCATGCCCATCGACCGCTTCTCCAGCAGCTGGTGCCGCAGCAGCTCCTCACGAACCCGGGGGGTCATGAATCGCTCTGCCTCACCCTGCCCACCTGGGTAGGGCATGGTATTCTGGGCAAAATTGCTGGGTCCCCCCATAGGGGGCAAGTCTTCAGTCCAGCCCAAGCCTGGTCTCACGGGCCTCTGCATGGCATTCATGGGCACCTCCATGGGCATACTCTGCATGCCCCCAAACCCAGGCACCCGTTGTATCTGGTTGCCTGGGAAACGGGGGCCGGGAAAGGGAGGTCCGCCCCGGAGCTGCATGGGATCTTGAACGTCTATGGGCCCCCGCAGCTGCGCACCCATTCCAGGAGGCCACTGATCCCCAGGCTTGCTGTGGTAAGGAGGCGGGGGTCCCCTCACCATCATGCCCCCCATGCTCATCATGTCCTGCAGAGGGCGGCCCCCATGCAGCCCAATCTGTTCCTCTTTCCGCCGTTTCTCCTCGTAGTACTCCTCCTGCAGCTTGCGCCAGGCCACCTGCTCGGGCGTGAGGCTGTCCTGGCCCAGCCTCTGTATCATCATGTTCATCTGCTGCCCCATGTCCCCACCTGGGGGGTGCCCAGGCACTTCGTGCTCCAGCGGGGGGCCCCCCAGGCTCTGTGTCTGCGAAATCATGGACTGCAAGGGCTCCTCATACTTCTTCAACCCGCTGGGAGGGGCCGTGGGTGGCTGCTGAGGGGGAGGGGGGCCTTGTGCTGGTGGGCCCCCCTCACCCACTACTCCTGGGGGGCCCTTGAGGAAGGGCTCAGTCTCTCCGCTGCGGAGCAGCAGTCGCTCAATGTCTCGCAGCGTCTGGAGGGACCGCTCCCGATGCTCCAGCTGCTCTTTGGACAGGCCCTCTGAGCCCACCAGGCTGCGCTGCCCATTTCCAGTGGGGGCTGCCTCCCCCAgcagggcagagctgggggcACTGCTGGGGTCtcctccaggaggcagagggttgtTCGTGGTAGCCGTCGGGGTGTTAGGGTGGGTGCCCCCCGTCCCACCACCTGTGCTGGCAGCTCCCACAGAGTTGGGGGCCAGGTCCTGACTGCTGTCCTCAGGAGGCCCCTCTGGGGGCAGAGCAGGCGGGGCACTGCCAGGGGCCGGGGGTGGCGGTGGCGGCAGTGGAGGTGGCTGGGACTGCGGGGTGCCCGCTGACGGCGTGCTCAGGGGTAGCGGTTCTGGGGTGGGGGGCACTTTAGGGGCCTGCAGAAGGACAAAGAGAGCATGAGGCAGGTAAGAGGACATTCTGCCCAGTCCCACTGCTCACAGGTGCCACACTCACCTGGTCAAGCTTGGCCCGGGGCACGTTCTGCTGATGGTAGGCGAGGATGGAGTCTGCCCGGCCCTGCAGCACTGCCTCCGCAGCCCTGCATGGAGTGGGGACACCGGCAGCTCAGAGAAGTGAGCAGGAGGGAGCCCCGCCCTCACCCACCTCACCCTGCCCCTGCACAGGCTCCCTCGGGACCCCAGGCTGAGAGGTACTGGGCAGAGAGACAGCCTGCCCACCAGGCACTTACgtgttggccaggtgggtggTGAAGACATACACGAACTGCGAGGGAGGCTTTCCGGAGACgcctccgcccccacccccaggggCATCAGGCCGAAGGCCGGGAGGGGGGCCGTGCGGGGCGCCTGGCACGTTGCTCTCGCTGAGGGGCAGTTGGGTGGTTTGGCCTGGACCCAGCTGTGGGGCCGCCATGGCTGGGTCTGCTACATTACAATCtgcaggaggagagaggagagggaacaGGGCTAAGAGGTGCAGACGCAGGAAGGACCAGCTGATACCCCCTCCCACTGATGCTCTCGGCCTTACAGCTCCTGCCCACAGGAACATCTGGTGTTTTCACCAGGTGGCTTTTCAGGAGTGCTTGCTCTAGACTAGTTATTTGACCAGGATGGCAAGAGTGGTGACCACATGGAGAGCagggacagagaaaatgtgtccTTTCCACAGGCTCTCACGGGCCTGGGAGTCTGCTGGGGACTTAGCAGGTGTGATTTCCTCTCATCGACATACCCCGGGAGGAATGTGTCACACTCCACTTTACAAAGGAGGATAGAAGTTCCTCAGTGCACAGTTACACAGCCAGCTAGTGCAGAGCCAGAACTGAACCCAAGGCAGGGATTCCAAAGCCCTTCTCTGAGCTCTGCTGCCCTCACACTGGgtgagtgtatgtgtgcacaGTCTAGTGACCCAGGTGGGGAGAAGCCAGAAACAGTGCACAAGCTGATGACTCAAACCATGGATGGTTTTTCACTCCAGCCTCACCACTGTCTTGGTGATTTTATGAACCACACatccctctaagcctcagtttcttcatctataaaatggaaacactAACCTCCTCCTTGCACAGGGGGCAggtcaaagattttttttttttttgagactgagtcttgctctgtcacccaggttggggtgcaggctcattgcaacctccaccacccaggttcaagtgattctcctgcctcagcctcccgagtagctgggattacaggctcgtctctctctctatatatatatatatatataatattatatatataatatatatataatatatatatatatttgtgtgtgtgtgtgtatatatatatacacacacacacacaaatacacacacacacacacacatatatacatatatatataattttttttgagatggagttttgcttttgttgcctaggctggagtgcaatggcgtaatctcagctcacggcaacctccacctgctgggttcaagcgattctcctgcctcagcctcctgagtagctgggattacaggcatgtgcaaccatgtttagctaattttgtacttttagtagagacagggtttctccatgttggcgagactggtcttgaactcccgacctcaggtgatccaccctcctcagcctcccaaagtgctgggattacaggcgtgagccactgtgcctggcatgagataaataatatatatatattttttttttttttgagacggagttttgctcttgttacccaggctggagtgcaatggcaggatcccggctcaccgcaacctccgcctcccgggttcaggtaattctcctgcctcagcctcctgagtagctgggattacaggcacgtgccaccatgcccagctaattttttgtatttctagtagagacggggtttcaccatgctgaccaggatggtctcgatctctagacctcatagtgctgggattacaggcttgagccaccacgcccggctgagataaataatatttttatagatgaggaaactgaggccctttCCCAAATTTACAGAAATAACCAGGCAGCCTGATGGCAGAGCTAGTACTGTTAAATGTCTACTTCTATCACCCCTCCAGTAAGAACTCTTTAAGAATCTaagagcaggctgggcatggtggctcacacctgtaatctcagcattttgggaggctgaggggggcggatcatttgaggtcaggagtttgagactagcctggccatgatggtgaaacctgtctctactaaaaatacaaaaattagcgaggcatggtggtgcatgcctataatcctagctacttgggaggctgaggcaagagaatcgcttgaacccaagagtcggaggttgcagtgagccgagattgcaccactgcacttcagcctaggtgacacagtgagtgagactgcatctcaaaaaaaaaaagaatctaaggGTCGTgcgaataaaataaaatagtcactTGAGTATAGGTCGCCTTCAGTATAGGATGTTAGCAATTTCTACTTTGTACTTCCCAtgtttgccaggcacagtggctcactcctgtaattccagcatgttaggaagccaaggcagaaggattgcttgagggcagaagttcaagatcagtctggtcaacatggcaagactgtctctataaaaaatacagaaattaggccgggtgcggtggctcaagcctgtaatcccagcactttgggaggccgagggggggcggatcacaaggtcaagagatcgagatcatcctggtcaacatggtgaaacccccgtctcttaaaaatacaaaaaattagatgggtcgtgcctgtaatcccagctactcgggaggctgaggcaggagaattgcctgaacccaggaggcggaggttgcggtgagccgagatcgcgccattgcactccagcctgggtaacaagagcgaaactctgtctcaaaaaaaaaaaaaaaatacagaaattatccagaTGTGATGTATGCCtgagtcccaactacttgggagtctgaggtaaaaggatcacacgagcttaggagtttgaggttggagtgagctgtgatcacaccactgcactccagcctgggtatcagagcGAGACCTTCTCTctaaacaatgaataaataaaacccacAAAGTTTCTATAATGGTGCagtctgggccgggtgcggtgctcacgcctgtaatcccagcactttgggaggccgaggcatgaatCACAAGgtacaggagttcgagaccagcttggccagcatggtgaaaccctgtctctacgaaaattaggctgagtgcggtggctcacgcctgtaatcacagcactttgggaggctgaggcgcagcCTTCCAAAGTCAGGAGATctggaccatcctggccaacatggtgaaacccccatctatactaaaatacaaaaattagccaggcgtggcggtgcacacttgtagtcctagctactcgggaggctgaggcaacagaatcacttgaacatgggaggtggaagttgaagtgagtcaggatggcaccactgtactccagcctagagatAGAGCAAtactccgtaaaaaaaaaaaaagaaagaaaagaaaagaaaagaaaattaggcgggcatggtgtcatgcacctataatcccagctacttgtggggggggctgaggtaggagaatcacttgaacccaggaggcagaggttgcagtgagctaagattgcaccactgcactccagctggggcgacagaatgagacactgtttcaaaaaaaaaaaaaggtgcagtcTGATGTGACATAAGTGAACTGGAGGTGGTGGCTATGGGGGGAGACAATTAACTCCAATTTCTATGGTCAAGAAGTTCACAATTTAACAGTCTCTggctagtttctttctttctcttctctcttttttagagatggagtctccctatgttggccaggctgttcttgaactcctgggctcaagcaatcctccagcttcagcacCCCCAAATTGTGGGGATCACAGGTGaaagccaccatatccagcctctCTGGCTAGTTTCTTATATCTCTcccccaaagaagatataaatattgaaggaaaaataaataaataaatgtgtacaaGCTTCCCAGGGGCAGGGGTGATGGCTGGCTCTCCCCCATCGCTCATGGAAGGCCAAACTACAGGCAGTTCCATAAAAGAACCAGAGGAGGAGTGGGCATCCCTCCACACCCACTCCTTGTCCTGGTGACACACCCTGCTGACACACCTTGCCAGGAGTCAATTAGAGGTTAGGGAAGGGCACCAGAGACACAGCAAAGTGGCCGTTCACACCCAGGCTTAGCAGGGCTTTGCACAGCAGAACCAACAACTGTCCGGCTCCCAGGGACGCTGGACCTTTATCGCCCTCCCTCCACTAACCAGTAGGTGGCAGCATAAGCCAGGAATTCAGGGGTAGAGGTGTAGGTGATGTGACCAGGAAGGGGGGCCACTCCATTCTGCCCCATCTAAGGTCCTAGGGAGAGGAGGCCACTGAGCCTCTGGAAGGGAGAGGCGAGGCTGTTGCAGTGCAGGGAGGAACAGAGTCTGAAAGGTGGGATGGGAGAGAAAAATCCTGGGCTCCCAGGCCCTCGTTTCTTGCCCAGGCTCAGTCCTCTCAAgtccacccccgccccccaccccacccccgcccctggCGTTACATCACGGGCCACAGCACCCTGGCATGGGCAGGCACTCACTGTGGGTGGCCCCAATGGGCTTGTCGTCCTCCTCACTGTCTGGTCCAGAGCACCATTCGTCCCCACTGTACGGCTGCTTCCGTTCCAGCACACAGCGCCGCTTACTCCGGGGCGCCACCTCTGCCCAAGCAGGACGGAGGAGAGAGTTGAGTGTCCAGAGGCCCCACTCACCCACACCCAGGGTCCCTCCCAAACCCATCCTCTAGGATGCCCCCCCTAGAGAGCACTGCCCAGGCCATGGTGGGCACTTCGCCAGCCCGTGGCCCCCACCACACCACcatttgtttctgatttctcTCTATAGCCCATGCCtgtctcccctcccccccccccaacacCAAGTACAGCATAATCCCCAACCACAACTGGTTCTAATtagggcgggggggcgggggagggggagctGCTGCTACTCTTCCAGGCCCCAGTGCCTGCTCCCAAAGGGCTACCACTAGCCGGGACACCAGAAGGCTCCTGGGAAGTGTATGGGTCTGGGGTCTGCTCCTCATTCCACAGGACCTCCCTCTCCCGCTCTGGAGCTCTGATGGGGAAGCAGGAGGGGAAGGGGTCCAGAAGTCCGACCGCTCTGTGTGGCCCCTCCATGGGTGGCACCATGGCCAACCCCAATCCCAAATGACCCAGTTGGTGGGTATCAAAAGGTACCCATACAAAAACTCTGAAGAACGTGGGATGAGGACTTTGGACAAGCAAGGGGCAGTGAGGTGATGTCCCAGAACGTCTGAGCCTTGGACTATGGGGGATGGTAGGGTGTTAGGGATCAGGAAATGGGGTACCTTTGGCCTCCGAATCCAGGGATGGGGTCCCAGCCTCTCGCTGCTCTCCAGAGTCCACAGATACACTCCGTTCCCTCTTCACCTTGCCCTTGAGAGAGCTGAAAGGGGGCACCCCTGCCTGGGGGTTCTTCAGACTTGAGTTGCTAGGCGAGATCTGGTTGGCCTTGGCCCCATGGTTCCCCGCCCCCACGCCCTTCGAGCCCAGGTTGCAGGTGGGTCCTTGGTTCACATTCTGGTGCTGAGATTGGGCCCCGCCATTCCCTGTCTTGCCATGATTGGTCAATTTATTTTCTGGGTGCATTGGCTTGGCTGGGGCAGGGGGGCAATGGCCGCGGGGGGACAGCGGCGGGCTCCCTGGAGCTTCTCTCCTCCTGGGGTGGGGTAACCTGGGAGAAGGTAGGAGAGATGTGAAAAGTTAACCTTGCTAGGGGCTAGGCAGGCCAGGAGCTTAACTGACCCTTCCAGCCTCTCCTAA
It contains:
- the BCL9L gene encoding B-cell CLL/lymphoma 9-like protein isoform X1; the encoded protein is MRILANKTRLPHPRRREAPGSPPLSPRGHCPPAPAKPMHPENKLTNHGKTGNGGAQSQHQNVNQGPTCNLGSKGVGAGNHGAKANQISPSNSSLKNPQAGVPPFSSLKGKVKRERSVSVDSGEQREAGTPSLDSEAKEVAPRSKRRCVLERKQPYSGDEWCSGPDSEEDDKPIGATHNCNVADPAMAAPQLGPGQTTQLPLSESNVPGAPHGPPPGLRPDAPGGGGGGVSGKPPSQFVYVFTTHLANTAAEAVLQGRADSILAYHQQNVPRAKLDQAPKVPPTPEPLPLSTPSAGTPQSQPPPLPPPPPPAPGSAPPALPPEGPPEDSSQDLAPNSVGAASTGGGTGGTHPNTPTATTNNPLPPGGDPSSAPSSALLGEAAPTGNGQRSLVGSEGLSKEQLEHRERSLQTLRDIERLLLRSGETEPFLKGPPGVVGEGGPPAQGPPPPQQPPTAPPSGLKKYEEPLQSMISQTQSLGGPPLEHEVPGHPPGGDMGQQMNMMIQRLGQDSLTPEQVAWRKLQEEYYEEKRRKEEQIGLHGGRPLQDMMSMGGMMVRGPPPPYHSKPGDQWPPGMGAQLRGPIDVQDPMQLRGGPPFPGPRFPGNQIQRVPGFGGMQSMPMEVPMNAMQRPVRPGLGWTEDLPPMGGPSNFAQNTMPYPGGQGEAERFMTPRVREELLRHQLLEKRSMGMQRPLGMAGSGMGQSMEMERMIQAHRQMDPTMFPGQMAGGEGLAGTPMGMEFGGGRGLLSPPMGQSGLREVDPPMGPGNLNMNMNVNMNMNMNLNVQMTPQQQMLMSQKMRGPGDMMGPQGLSPEEMARVRAQNSSGVMGGPQKMLMPSQFPNQGQQGFSGGQGPYQAMSQDMGNTQDMFSPDQSSMPMSNVGTTRLSHMPLPPASNPPATVHSAPNRGLGRRPSDLTISINQMGSPSMGHLKSPTLSQVHSPLVTSPSANLKSPQTPSQMVPLPSANPPGPLKSPQVLSSSLSVRSPTGSPSRLKSPSMAVPSPGWVASPKTAMPSPGVSQNKQPPLTMNSSTTLSNMEQGALPPSGPRSSSSAPPANPPSGLMNPSLPFTSSPDPTPSQNPLSLMMTQMSKYAMPSSTPLYHNAIKTIATSDDELLPDRPLLPPPPPPQGSGPGINNSQPSQMHLNSAAAQSPMGMNLPGQQPLSHEPPPAMLPSPTPLGSNIPLHPNAQGTGGPPQNSMMMAPGGPDSLTAPCGPVPSSSQMMPFPPRLQQPHGAMAPTGGGGGGPGLQQHYPSGMPLPPEDLPNQPPGPMPPQQHLMGKGMAGRMGDAYPPGVLPGVASVLNDPELSEVIRPTPTGIPEFDLSRIIPSEKPSSTLQYFPKSENQPPKAQPPNLHLMNLQNMMAEQTPSRPPNLPGQQGVQRGLNMSMCHPGQMSLLGRTGVPPQQGMVPHGLHQGVMSPPQGLMTQQNFMLMKQRGVGGEVYSQPPHMLSPQGSLMGPPPQQNLMVSHPLRQRSVSLDSQMGYLPAPGGMANLPF